The Streptococcus gwangjuense nucleotide sequence AGTTGATATTACGGACAAGAAGAATGACCTCTTTGCCATGCGTGAGAAGATGGGGATGGTTTTCCAACAATTTAATCTCTTTCCTAATATGACTGTGATGGAAAATATCACCTTGTCTCCTATCAAGACTAAAGGTGAAAGTAAGGAAGTTGCAGAGAAGAGAGCTAAGGAACTTTTGGAAAAAGTTGGTTTACCAGATAAGGCAGATGCTTACCCTCAGAGTTTGTCAGGTGGCCAGCAACAACGGATTGCCATCGCGCGTGGCTTGGCTATGGAACCTGATGTTTTGCTCTTTGACGAGCCAACTTCAGCCCTGGACCCTGAAATGGTAGGTGAAGTGCTGGCTGTTATGCAAGACCTAGCCAAGTCAGGAATGACCATGGTTATTGTAACGCATGAGATGGGATTTGCTCGTGAGGTGGCAGACCGTGTCATCTTTATGGCAGACGGTGTGGTTGTCGAAGACGGAACACCTGAACAGGTTTTTGAACAAACCCAAGAACAACGAACTAAGGACTTCTTGAGTAAGGTTTTATAAGTTAGCTTTGCTGAGCTGTTTGTAGTCAGTTTTAAACTTTCAAGAGAAGATCAGTGAAAAGCTAGGCTCAATACCAGTCAAGTGGAACTTACTTTGAGAAGTTACCCCCCTTATTAATAACATCCATAAATTGGATATTAGGATTTTTAATATAAAGTAGTTTTGTGTTAAAATATAATTGTTCCATATGATTCTCTCTAATGATGGTTTGGTCGCTTTTCATTATGGGTCATATGGAACTTTTTTCTACAAGAAAATAGGTTTCATAGTATTTATAATAGATTTACCCACTACAAATAATATAGAGCATTTTTTATGTGGAAAACTCAAGGAAATCATCGCTTTTTTCATAAAAAAATGCTATAATGAAGGGTATGAAATATCACGATTACATCTGGGATTTAGGTGGAACTTTACTAGATAATTACGAAACTTCAACAGCTGCATTTGTTGAAACATTGGCATTGTATGGCATCACACAAGACCATGACAGTGTCTATCAGGCTTTAAAGGTTTCTACTGATTTTGCGATTGAGACATTCGCTCCCAACTTAGAGAATTTTTTAGAAAAGTACAAGGAAAATGAAGCCAGAGAGCTAGAACATCCGATTTTATTTGATGGAGTTTCTGGTTTATTGGAAGATATCTCAAATCAAGGTGCCCGTCATTTTTTAGTTTCTCATCGAAATGATCAGGTCTTGGAAATTTTAGAAAAAACCTCTATAGCAGCTTATTTTACAGAAGTGGTGACTTCTAACTCAGGCTTTAAGAGAAAACCAGATCCTGAGTCCATGATTTATTTAAGAGAAAAGTATCAAATTAACTCTGGTCTTGTCATCGGTGATCGGCCGATTGATATCGAAGCAGGGCAAGCTGCTGGACTCGATACCCACTTGTTTACCAGTATCGTGAATTTAAGACAAGTATTAGACATGTAAGAAAAAGGAATAAGATGACAGAAGAAATTAAAAATCTGCAGGCACAAGATTATGATGCCAGTCAAATTCAAGTTTTAGAGGGCTTAGAGGCTGTTCGTATGCGTCCAGGGATGTATATCGGATCGACCTCAAAAGAAGGTCTTCACCATCTAGTCTGGGAAATTGTTGATAACTCAATTGATGAAGCCTTGGCAGGATTTGCTAGCCATA carries:
- a CDS encoding HAD family hydrolase, whose protein sequence is MKYHDYIWDLGGTLLDNYETSTAAFVETLALYGITQDHDSVYQALKVSTDFAIETFAPNLENFLEKYKENEARELEHPILFDGVSGLLEDISNQGARHFLVSHRNDQVLEILEKTSIAAYFTEVVTSNSGFKRKPDPESMIYLREKYQINSGLVIGDRPIDIEAGQAAGLDTHLFTSIVNLRQVLDM
- a CDS encoding amino acid ABC transporter ATP-binding protein; amino-acid sequence: MTETLIKIENLHKSFGKNEVLKGINLEIKRGEVVVIIGPSGSGKSTLLRSMNLLEEATKGKVIFEGVDITDKKNDLFAMREKMGMVFQQFNLFPNMTVMENITLSPIKTKGESKEVAEKRAKELLEKVGLPDKADAYPQSLSGGQQQRIAIARGLAMEPDVLLFDEPTSALDPEMVGEVLAVMQDLAKSGMTMVIVTHEMGFAREVADRVIFMADGVVVEDGTPEQVFEQTQEQRTKDFLSKVL